In Helicobacter anatolicus, a single genomic region encodes these proteins:
- a CDS encoding F0F1 ATP synthase subunit delta, producing the protein MLDSIAKRYVKAILQSWNFEQLEKLLKDLNLLQIACKTKDFQDAMHSPYLNFMQKQKMIFELVDSQDKQIHNLLSILLQNNRIEILPYIYDLIQQHIAFEKKVYHGDIYSKEELDEKIVASIQDKLARHFEVSLNLVQHRYEKDGISLKIEGLGVEISFSKERFFDDLKSYILKAI; encoded by the coding sequence ATGTTAGATTCAATTGCAAAACGATATGTGAAAGCAATTTTGCAAAGTTGGAATTTTGAACAGTTGGAAAAATTGCTAAAGGATTTAAATTTATTGCAGATAGCTTGTAAAACAAAGGATTTTCAGGATGCAATGCATTCTCCTTATTTAAATTTTATGCAGAAGCAAAAAATGATTTTTGAATTGGTGGATTCTCAGGATAAGCAGATACACAATCTCTTGTCTATTTTACTACAAAATAATCGTATTGAAATACTTCCTTATATTTATGATTTAATACAGCAGCATATAGCTTTTGAAAAGAAAGTTTATCATGGCGATATTTATTCAAAAGAAGAACTTGATGAAAAAATTGTTGCAAGTATCCAAGATAAACTTGCAAGACATTTTGAAGTAAGTTTAAATCTTGTGCAGCATAGATATGAAAAAGATGGAATAAGTTTAAAAATTGAAGGTTTAGGTGTGGAAATTTCTTTTTCAAAAGAGAGATTTTTTGATGATTTAAAATCTTATATATTAAAAGCAATTTAA
- the atpG gene encoding ATP synthase F1 subunit gamma — protein sequence MGNNLKEIRKKIVSVQNTQKTTRAMKLVSTSKLKKAEEMARQSRLYAEKLNEVFDDLIAKLKARGLNSINSKYFLKSNEHNVGVIDIIVVTSDKGLCGGFNAATIKEAMRLRRYYQDKGIKVRIRGIGRKGIAYFTFNNIEVLDKAIGLSSMPDYNKSTQFIRNVLEDFLSGKTDEIIVLHNGFKNMLTQELKSRKIIPFDLNDCEEVKKDDFILIEPDDEEDKVLEELAEKYFEYNMYYALIDSLAAEHSARMQAMDAATNNAGELVKSLTVSYNKARQEAITTELVEINAGVEAMK from the coding sequence ATGGGAAATAATCTGAAAGAAATTCGTAAAAAGATTGTTAGCGTTCAAAATACACAAAAGACTACAAGAGCAATGAAGTTGGTTTCAACCTCTAAGCTTAAAAAAGCAGAAGAAATGGCACGACAATCTAGACTTTATGCTGAGAAGTTAAATGAAGTTTTTGATGACTTGATTGCAAAACTGAAGGCTAGAGGACTAAACAGCATTAACTCAAAATATTTTTTAAAATCAAATGAGCATAATGTTGGTGTGATTGATATTATTGTTGTTACTTCTGACAAGGGCCTTTGTGGTGGGTTTAATGCCGCTACAATTAAAGAGGCTATGCGTTTAAGAAGGTATTATCAAGATAAGGGGATTAAAGTTAGAATTCGTGGCATAGGAAGAAAGGGGATAGCGTATTTTACTTTTAATAATATTGAAGTATTAGATAAGGCAATTGGTTTATCTTCTATGCCAGATTATAACAAATCTACTCAATTTATTCGCAATGTGCTTGAAGATTTTTTAAGTGGAAAGACTGATGAGATTATTGTTTTGCATAATGGTTTTAAAAATATGCTTACTCAGGAATTAAAATCTCGAAAAATTATCCCTTTTGATTTGAATGATTGTGAAGAAGTAAAAAAAGATGACTTTATTTTAATTGAACCAGATGATGAGGAGGATAAAGTATTAGAAGAGCTTGCAGAAAAATATTTTGAATATAATATGTATTATGCCTTAATCGATTCTTTGGCTGCAGAGCATAGTGCAAGAATGCAAGCAATGGATGCGGCTACTAATAATGCAGGTGAGCTTGTAAAGAGTTTGACAGTTTCTTATAATAAAGCAAGGCAAGAGGCAATTACTACGGAGCTTGTAGAGATTAATGCCGGTGTTGAGGCGATGAAATAA
- a CDS encoding ParA family protein, whose protein sequence is MGEIIAIANQKGGVGKTTTAVNLAASLALAEKNVLLIDFDPQSNATTSLGFGRKDIDFDIYHVLMGSKRLSEIIRETEMSHMHLAPSNIGLVGLEKEFYKKTSGRELLLRKSLQEVEEFYDYIIIDSPPALGPLTINVLSASHSVIIPIQCEFFALEGLAQLLNTIKLLRENINPNLEIKGFLPTMYSAQNNLSKQVLTDLSMHFGTKLFKNYGDKNQAYVIIPRSVKLAESPSFGKPILLYDIKSNGSVAYQNLAQSILRSR, encoded by the coding sequence ATGGGCGAGATTATTGCTATTGCTAATCAAAAAGGCGGAGTGGGAAAAACAACTACCGCTGTTAATTTGGCTGCTTCATTAGCATTAGCAGAAAAAAATGTGCTTCTTATTGATTTTGATCCTCAATCAAATGCGACAACTAGTCTTGGTTTTGGTCGTAAGGATATTGATTTTGATATTTATCATGTTTTAATGGGAAGTAAAAGGCTCTCTGAAATTATTCGAGAGACAGAAATGTCGCATATGCATTTAGCTCCTTCTAATATTGGATTAGTAGGATTGGAAAAAGAGTTTTATAAAAAAACTAGTGGAAGGGAACTATTGCTTAGAAAAAGTCTTCAAGAAGTTGAGGAATTTTATGATTATATTATAATTGATTCTCCTCCTGCGTTAGGACCTTTGACGATTAATGTTTTAAGTGCATCGCATTCTGTGATTATTCCTATACAATGTGAGTTTTTTGCATTGGAAGGGTTGGCACAACTTTTAAATACGATTAAATTATTGCGAGAAAATATTAATCCAAATTTAGAGATTAAGGGATTTTTACCAACAATGTATTCTGCGCAAAATAATCTTTCTAAGCAAGTTTTGACAGATCTTTCTATGCATTTTGGGACAAAATTATTTAAAAACTATGGTGATAAAAATCAGGCGTATGTAATCATTCCAAGAAGTGTAAAGCTTGCAGAGTCTCCAAGTTTTGGTAAGCCTATTTTGCTTTATGATATTAAATCAAACGGAAGTGTTGCATATCAAAATTTAGCACAATCAATTTTGCGGAGTAGATAA
- the atpD gene encoding F0F1 ATP synthase subunit beta encodes MKGKITQVIGPVVDVDFDTYLPAINEALDINYDVDGEKKNLVLEVAAHLGDGRVRTIAMDMTEGLTRGQEVIARGKMIEVPVGEQVLGRIFNVVGEVIDGGEELKNVQTWPIHREAPNFENQSTKTEMFETGIKVVDLLAPYSKGGKVGLFGGAGVGKTVVIMELIHNVAYKHSGYSVFAGVGERTREGNDLYHEMKEGGVLDKVALCYGQMNEPPGARNRIAFTGLTMAEYFRDEKGLDVLMFIDNIFRYAQSGAEMSALLGRIPSAVGYQPTLASEMGKLQERITSTKKGSITSVQAVYVPADDLTDPAPASVFSHLDAKTVLNRKIAEKGIYPAVDPLDSSSRILDPQVVGEEHYRIATGIQQILQKYKDLQDIIAILGMDELSEEDKKVVERARKIEKFLSQPFFVAEVFTGSPGKYVTLEETLEGFKGILEGQYDHIPENAFYMVGNIQEAIEKAEKMKNA; translated from the coding sequence ATGAAAGGAAAAATTACACAAGTTATTGGTCCAGTAGTTGATGTAGATTTTGATACATATTTACCAGCTATTAACGAAGCTTTAGATATAAATTATGATGTGGATGGTGAGAAGAAGAATTTGGTTTTAGAGGTAGCCGCACATTTGGGTGATGGTCGTGTTAGAACTATTGCGATGGATATGACCGAAGGACTTACAAGAGGACAGGAGGTTATTGCGCGTGGTAAAATGATTGAGGTTCCTGTCGGTGAACAAGTATTGGGAAGAATTTTTAATGTTGTTGGAGAAGTTATTGATGGTGGTGAAGAGTTAAAGAATGTGCAAACTTGGCCTATTCATAGAGAAGCACCAAATTTTGAAAATCAATCTACAAAAACAGAAATGTTTGAAACAGGAATTAAGGTAGTTGATCTTTTAGCACCATATTCAAAAGGCGGTAAAGTTGGTTTATTTGGCGGTGCTGGTGTAGGTAAAACAGTTGTAATTATGGAACTTATTCATAATGTGGCATATAAGCATAGTGGATATTCTGTTTTTGCTGGTGTTGGTGAGAGAACTAGAGAAGGGAATGACCTGTATCATGAAATGAAAGAGGGTGGTGTTTTGGATAAAGTTGCTCTTTGTTATGGTCAAATGAATGAACCACCAGGGGCAAGAAATAGAATTGCATTTACTGGTTTGACGATGGCGGAGTATTTTAGAGATGAAAAAGGTCTTGATGTTTTGATGTTTATTGATAATATCTTTAGATACGCGCAATCTGGAGCTGAAATGTCAGCGCTTCTTGGACGTATACCATCTGCAGTGGGTTATCAACCAACATTAGCAAGTGAAATGGGGAAATTACAAGAAAGGATTACATCTACTAAAAAAGGTTCTATTACTTCTGTTCAAGCTGTTTATGTACCAGCAGATGACCTTACAGACCCAGCCCCAGCTTCTGTCTTTTCTCATCTTGATGCAAAGACAGTTTTAAATAGAAAAATAGCAGAAAAAGGAATTTATCCAGCAGTTGATCCATTAGATTCTAGTTCAAGAATATTGGACCCACAAGTGGTAGGTGAAGAGCATTATAGAATTGCTACAGGTATTCAACAAATTTTGCAAAAATATAAAGATCTTCAAGATATTATTGCTATTTTGGGTATGGATGAACTTTCAGAAGAAGATAAAAAAGTTGTCGAAAGAGCAAGAAAAATTGAAAAATTTTTATCTCAACCATTCTTTGTTGCAGAAGTATTTACAGGAAGTCCTGGTAAATATGTAACCTTAGAAGAGACTCTGGAGGGCTTCAAAGGAATTTTAGAAGGCCAGTATGATCATATACCTGAAAATGCATTTTATATGGTAGGAAATATTCAAGAAGCAATTGAAAAAGCAGAAAAGATGAAAAATGCTTAA
- a CDS encoding ParB/RepB/Spo0J family partition protein, with product MAKKQALGRGLDAIFGDVEQAYRNNLSDHREKLVELDINLIKPNPYQPRKIFQEESIKELAESIEEHGLLQPIIVYQDEDDGYALIAGERRLRASKLAGKDSIRAIIADIDLAKLRELALIENIQRENLNPIDLAKSYQELLEDYKITHEELAQKIKKSRAQITNTLRLLSLIPEIQIALVDGRVTQGHAKVLVGLEESDQKILLSSILGQKLSVRDTEEMVQNFKNKGRERSVDIKNPKRNGLLDLRDLQREIEKMDLRTKVSQDKIIIEFKNQEEVLLLVQKLLK from the coding sequence ATGGCAAAAAAACAAGCATTGGGTAGGGGGTTGGACGCAATATTTGGCGATGTAGAGCAGGCATATAGAAATAATTTAAGTGATCACAGAGAAAAATTGGTGGAGCTTGATATTAATCTTATTAAGCCAAATCCCTATCAACCAAGAAAAATTTTTCAAGAGGAAAGCATAAAAGAGCTTGCAGAATCTATAGAAGAACATGGATTATTGCAACCTATTATTGTATATCAAGATGAAGATGACGGGTATGCACTTATTGCTGGTGAGCGTAGATTGCGTGCTAGCAAACTTGCAGGCAAGGATAGTATCAGAGCAATTATTGCAGATATCGATTTAGCTAAATTAAGAGAATTGGCTTTGATTGAAAATATACAAAGAGAGAACCTTAATCCTATTGATTTAGCAAAATCTTATCAAGAGCTCTTGGAAGATTATAAAATTACACATGAAGAACTTGCACAAAAAATTAAAAAATCTCGAGCACAGATTACAAATACCTTGCGTTTATTAAGTTTAATTCCTGAGATACAGATTGCATTGGTTGATGGGAGAGTGACACAAGGGCATGCAAAAGTATTGGTGGGATTAGAGGAGAGTGATCAAAAAATTCTTCTTAGTTCTATTTTGGGGCAAAAGCTTAGTGTGAGAGATACTGAAGAAATGGTGCAGAATTTCAAAAATAAAGGAAGAGAAAGGAGTGTGGATATTAAAAATCCTAAGAGGAATGGGTTATTAGATTTGCGAGATTTGCAAAGAGAGATAGAAAAAATGGATTTAAGAACAAAGGTTTCGCAAGATAAGATTATTATCGAATTTAAAAATCAAGAAGAAGTGCTACTTTTGGTGCAAAAGTTGCTGAAATAA
- the atpA gene encoding F0F1 ATP synthase subunit alpha translates to MTKLKPEEISNIIKERIKNFDVEVDIAQTGKVISYADGVAKVYGIKDVMSYEMVEFETGDKGLASNLEEGSVGVIVLGAGKNIKEGVSVKRLGRLMKVPVGEAVVGRVINVLGEPLDGKGHIEAKEYRFVEQKAPGIMDRKSVHEPLQTGIKAIDALVPVGRGQRELIIGDRQTGKTTVAIDTIINQKGQGVTCIYVAIGQKESTVAQVVRKLEEHGAMEYTVVVNASASDSAAMQFLAPYTGVTIGEYFRDNAQHALIVYDDLTKHAVAYREMSLILRRPPGREAFPGDVFYIHSRLLERAAKVSDERGAGSLTALPIIETQAGDVSAYIPTNVISITDGQIFLETDLFFSGIRPAINVGLSVSRVGGAAQIKATKQVAGTLRLDLAQYRELQAFAQFASDLDEVSRKQLDRGQRMVEVLKQGPYSPLPIEKQVVIIYAGAKGYLDDIAVDNIVEFEKGLYGFIEEKKPEIFENIRSKKALDSEIETMLKVILEEYKNGFSN, encoded by the coding sequence GTGACAAAATTAAAACCAGAAGAAATTAGTAATATTATTAAAGAGAGAATTAAAAATTTTGATGTAGAAGTAGATATTGCTCAGACAGGTAAAGTTATTTCCTATGCCGATGGTGTTGCAAAGGTTTATGGAATTAAAGATGTAATGTCTTATGAGATGGTAGAATTTGAAACTGGTGATAAAGGATTGGCATCAAACCTTGAAGAAGGAAGTGTGGGTGTTATTGTTTTGGGTGCTGGTAAGAATATTAAAGAAGGTGTATCTGTCAAAAGACTTGGTAGACTTATGAAAGTTCCTGTTGGCGAGGCCGTAGTGGGGCGCGTTATTAATGTTTTAGGGGAACCTCTTGATGGAAAGGGGCATATTGAGGCAAAAGAATATCGTTTTGTAGAACAAAAAGCCCCAGGAATTATGGATAGAAAATCAGTGCATGAGCCATTGCAAACTGGTATTAAGGCAATTGATGCACTTGTGCCAGTGGGTCGTGGTCAGAGAGAACTGATTATTGGAGATAGACAAACAGGAAAAACAACTGTGGCTATTGACACGATCATTAATCAAAAAGGACAAGGTGTTACTTGTATTTATGTGGCAATCGGTCAGAAAGAATCTACAGTTGCTCAAGTGGTGAGGAAGCTTGAAGAGCATGGTGCAATGGAGTATACAGTTGTTGTAAATGCTTCTGCTTCAGATTCTGCAGCAATGCAATTCCTCGCACCCTATACAGGTGTTACTATCGGAGAGTATTTTAGAGATAATGCGCAACATGCTCTAATTGTGTATGATGATTTAACAAAACATGCTGTTGCATATAGAGAAATGTCTTTGATTTTGAGACGTCCTCCAGGTCGTGAAGCATTCCCAGGAGATGTTTTTTATATTCATTCAAGATTGTTGGAGCGTGCCGCAAAGGTGAGTGATGAGAGAGGCGCAGGATCTTTAACAGCATTGCCAATTATTGAAACACAAGCTGGAGATGTTTCTGCATATATTCCAACAAATGTTATTTCGATTACAGATGGACAAATTTTCTTAGAAACAGATTTGTTTTTTTCTGGTATTCGTCCAGCGATTAATGTGGGCTTGTCAGTTTCTCGTGTTGGTGGTGCTGCTCAAATCAAGGCTACAAAACAAGTGGCAGGAACATTAAGACTTGACTTGGCCCAATATCGTGAATTGCAGGCTTTTGCACAATTTGCTTCTGATCTTGATGAGGTAAGTAGAAAACAACTTGATCGTGGTCAAAGAATGGTTGAAGTTTTAAAGCAAGGACCTTATTCTCCGTTGCCAATTGAAAAGCAAGTAGTGATTATTTATGCAGGAGCTAAAGGGTATTTAGATGATATTGCTGTAGATAATATTGTAGAATTTGAAAAAGGTTTATATGGTTTTATTGAAGAGAAAAAGCCAGAAATTTTTGAAAATATTAGAAGTAAAAAAGCATTAGATTCGGAAATAGAAACTATGTTAAAAGTTATTCTTGAAGAATATAAAAATGGATTTAGTAACTAG
- a CDS encoding F0F1 ATP synthase subunit B, which translates to MRLFLLIFGAFSSVFASMDVQLADTDFLERAINFIIFVAILWFLVAKKAKAFFAARRNKIAERLLEVQEKLKQAKKNKEQALRKLEEAKEVAAEIIANAKREAYMIAQKMEEQSSVDIENMIKNTENLMEIERKKMEKEVVSEILEEVFKESKINAAEYVKILEKKVV; encoded by the coding sequence ATGCGATTATTTTTATTAATTTTTGGAGCTTTTTCTAGTGTTTTTGCATCAATGGATGTGCAGTTAGCGGATACTGACTTTTTAGAAAGAGCTATTAATTTTATAATTTTTGTTGCAATATTATGGTTTTTGGTAGCAAAAAAAGCAAAGGCTTTTTTTGCTGCAAGAAGAAATAAAATTGCAGAGAGATTGTTGGAGGTTCAGGAAAAGCTTAAGCAGGCAAAAAAGAATAAGGAACAAGCATTAAGAAAGCTTGAAGAAGCAAAAGAAGTAGCTGCAGAAATCATTGCTAATGCAAAAAGAGAAGCTTATATGATTGCACAAAAAATGGAAGAGCAGTCAAGTGTCGATATTGAAAATATGATAAAAAATACAGAAAATCTTATGGAAATTGAACGAAAAAAGATGGAAAAAGAGGTGGTTTCTGAGATTTTAGAGGAAGTATTCAAGGAAAGTAAAATAAATGCTGCAGAGTATGTAAAAATACTTGAGAAAAAGGTGGTTTAA
- a CDS encoding F0F1 ATP synthase subunit B family protein — protein sequence MSTEINLRLMFLVFVVFMATLYLLNIWLFKPLMHFMERRDGVINQDAQEITDSEKEIIYIQEEIEQIIKQAKLDAKQMTEEALSEAKNVYDSKIARYKAENQAKIDGFMQKLEEEKKMLKTQLVSDKIALQEVIYTKIKNI from the coding sequence ATGTCTACTGAGATAAATCTTCGTCTCATGTTTTTGGTATTTGTCGTTTTTATGGCGACTTTATATCTTTTAAATATTTGGTTATTTAAACCCTTAATGCATTTTATGGAAAGGCGTGATGGAGTTATTAATCAAGATGCACAAGAAATTACAGATAGTGAAAAAGAAATTATATATATTCAAGAAGAAATTGAGCAGATTATAAAACAAGCTAAGCTTGATGCAAAACAAATGACAGAAGAGGCATTGAGTGAAGCAAAAAATGTTTATGATTCTAAAATCGCGCGATATAAGGCGGAAAATCAGGCAAAAATTGATGGTTTTATGCAGAAGTTAGAAGAGGAGAAAAAAATGCTTAAAACACAGCTTGTTAGTGATAAAATTGCTCTTCAAGAAGTTATATATACTAAGATAAAAAATATATAA